A region of Ictidomys tridecemlineatus isolate mIctTri1 chromosome 4, mIctTri1.hap1, whole genome shotgun sequence DNA encodes the following proteins:
- the Or8k1 gene encoding olfactory receptor 8K1, whose product MNHMEKSNHTTVMQVMEFILLGITDNPVLQAPLFGIFLVIYLVTVVGNLGMVILTHLDSKLHTPMYFFLRHLSITDLGYSTVIGPKMLVNFMVHKNSISYIGCATQLAVFEIFIITELFILSAMAYDRCVAICKPLLYVVIMKEKVRWGLVLTPYLYSTFVSLLLTVKLFTLSFCGSNVIRYFYCDCLPLLSMLCSDTHELELIILIFSGCNLLSSLLIVLISYTFIVVAILRMNSNEGRYKAFSTCSSHLTVVVVFYGTLLFIYLQPKSSHAFNIDKMASVFYTLVIPMLNPLIYSLRNKDVKDALKRTLIRFKIPT is encoded by the coding sequence ATGAACCATATGGAGAAAAGCAATCATACCACAGTGATGCAGGTTATGGAATTTATTCTCTTGGGGATCACTGACAACCCTGTCCTGCAAGCACCATTATTTGGAATCTTTCTGGTCATATACTTGGTCACAGTAGTAGGAAATCTAGGCATGGTCATCCTGACCCATTTGGATTCCAAGTtgcacacccccatgtactttttccttagACATCTGTCAATCACTGATCTTGGTTATTCCACTGTCATTGGCCCAAAGATGCTAGTGAACTTCATGGTGCATAAAAATTCCATTTCCTACATTGGGTGTGCCACCCAGCTGGCAGTCTTTGAGATTTTCATCATCACTGAACTGTTCATCCTCTCagccatggcctatgaccgctgtGTAGCCATCtgcaaacctcttctctatgtggTCATCATGAAAGAGAAAGTGCGTTGGGGTCTGGTGCTTACTCCCTACCTCTACAGCACATTTGTGTCCCTGCTTCTCACCGTTAAGTTATTCACCTTGTCCTTCTGTGGCTCTAACGTCATCAGGTATTTTTACTGTGATTGTTTGCCTCTGCTTTCCATGCTCTGTTCTGACACACATGAACTGGAACTGATCATTTTGATCTTCTCAGGCTGTAActtgctctcctccctcctgaTTGTTCTCATATCCTACACATTTATTGTAGTAGCCATTCTCAGAATGAACTCAAACGAGGGGAGATACAAAGCCTTCTCTACCTGCAGTTCCCATCTGACAGTGGTGGTTGTGTTCTATGGGACATTATTGTTCATTTACCTACAACCCAAGTCCAGCCATGcttttaatattgataaaatggcCTCCGTGTTTTACACCCTGGTGATCCCCATGCTGAATCCACTGATCTACAGTCTGAGGAACAAAGATGTGAAAGATGCTCTAAAGAGAACTTTAATTCGATTCAAAATCCCCACTTAA
- the LOC101958504 gene encoding olfactory receptor 8K3: MEKHNLSVVHEFILMGITSRPELQAPLFGLFLIIYLVSVLGNLGMIILTKVDHSLQIPMYFFLRHLAITDLGYSTAVGPKMLVNFLVDQNTISYYFCATQLAFFLLFIVSELFILSAMSYDRYVAICNPLLYTVIMSQRICYILVAIPYLYCTFVSLLVTIKIFILPFCGYNVISHFFCDSLPLLSLLCSNTHEIELIILILAAFDLISSLLIVLVSYLLILLAILRMKSAEGRRKAFSTCGSHLTVVIVFYGTLIFMYVQPKSTHSFDTDKVASIFYTLVIPMLNPLIYSLRNKDVKYALQRTWNNLCNIFSLRLHTR; this comes from the coding sequence ATGGAGAAACACAATCTCTCAGTGGTGCATGAGTTCATTCTGATGGGCATCACATCGCGCCCTGAGCTGCAGGCTCCATTATTTGGGCTGTTCCTTATCATCTACCTGGTCTCAGTGCTGGGCAACTTGGGCATGATCATCCTCACCAAGGTGGACCACAGCTTGCAAATacccatgtactttttcctgaGGCACCTGGCTATTACAGATCTTGGTTATTCTACAGCTGTGGGCCCCAAAATGCTAGTAAATTTTCTTGTGGATCAAAATACAATCTCCTATTACTTTTGTGCCACACAGCtagctttctttcttctgtttattgtCAGTGAACTATTTATTCTGTCTGCAATGTCTTAtgatcgctatgtggccatctgtaacCCTCTCCTCTACACTGTCATTATGTCACAGAGGATATGTTATATACTGGTGGCAATCCCATATCTCTACTGCACATTTGTATCTCTTCTAGTCactataaagatttttattttacccTTCTGTGGCTACAATGTCATCAGTCATTTCTTCTGTGACAGCCTCCCCTTGTTATCTTTGCTCTGCTCAAACACCCATGAAATTGAATTGATAATTTTAATCTTAGCAGCTTTTGATTTGATTTCCTCTCTTCTGATTGTCCTTGTGTCCTACCTGCTCATCCTTCTAGCCATTCTCAGGATGAAGTCTGCTGAGGGCAGGCGCAAGGCTTTCTCCACCTGTGGATCCCACCTAACAGTGGTCATAGTGTTCTATGGGACTTTGATATTTATGTATGTCCAGCCTAAATCCACTCACTCCTTTGACACTGATAAAGTGGCTTCCATATTTTACACTCTGGTTATCCCTATGTTGAATCCTTTGATCTACAGCTTGAGAAACAAAGATGTAAAATATGCTCTACAGAGGACCTGGAATAACTtgtgcaatattttttctttaaggcttCATACAAGATGA